A section of the Neofelis nebulosa isolate mNeoNeb1 chromosome 12, mNeoNeb1.pri, whole genome shotgun sequence genome encodes:
- the LOC131492024 gene encoding spermatogenesis-associated protein 31D1-like, which translates to MENSAPILDHSLPATSTVGKEGQGIPAKSPRPINHGLAEEVQKMKDGRQILQPIRHSSIGKASQTQTVPANRWPSKQPARQAGTRHEPKDKTVNPSDRVKMQQDKMVVNPEPVSVPKVSRELFRVEEPDGRQSKPRDILTTSQPGSPQMINVNVNKDKRTVTIKSHPANTSIPQDPNLTERLYKELKLKLEQRQQRWAQSKDNDLPPSTSKASLTHDQEDSSGDMGASQVLHVRVQDTGIRMEQQQDTWVPKQVLRKHQHKNLPPATETVSPLCSKAQEFGGGDAGLGTSQPIRKSCPPRDVALAEKPGSQSSRTLSQKGQPPPESLFRKKVKAILQWLNPGRKCKRQENSQEKGILPRVQSRGMVQGRAAFTGMTEAQKLRKDVGKFLEEKMGHRHATDSACPQQPLLSSAKFGKTRKEAQVQAQAQPAQGPPLSYRAPSCKERNTKSCHQEAVFVGHSHSPSISGTRTDTLRKLWHLRASCCVRTITCLSPTGILCPTQAPPAGIKLARGLQPLSLTHHKGTVFRDLCLLFRQKTLLQNFRGGGGISPPKYLVKNIDSPQ; encoded by the coding sequence atggaaaattcagcCCCCATCCTGGATCATTCTCTCCCTGCTACCTCAACTGTGGGCAAGGAAGGACAGGGAATCCCAGCAAAATCACCGCGTCCTATCAACCATGGGCTTGCAGAGGAAGTTCAGAAAATGAAGGATGGCAGACAGATTCTTCAACCTATCAGACATAGCAGCATAGGCAAAGCAAGCCAGACACAGACTGTACCAGCCAACAGATGGCCCTCAAAGCAGCCTGCAAGGCAAGCTGGCACCAGGCACGAGCCAAAGGATAAGACCGTAAATCCCAGCGATAGAGTCAAGATGCAACAGGACAAAATGGTGGTGAATCCAGAACCTGTTTCTGTGCCCAAAGTGTCCAGGGAGTTATTCAGGGTTGAGGAGCCAGATGGGCGTCAATCAAAACCTAGAGATATCTTGACAACCAGCCAGCCAGGAAGCCCCCAAATGATAAATGTGAATGTAAATAAGGACAAACGTACTGTGACCATTAAAAGCCACCCAGCAAACACATCAATTCCCCAGGATCCTAATTTAACAGAACGGCTGTATAAGGAATTAAAGCTTAAATTGGAGCAAAGACAGCAGAGATGGGCCCAGAGCAAAGACAACGACCTGCCCCCCTCGACTTCCAAGGCCTCCCTGACTCATGACCAGGAGGACTCCAGTGGGGACATGGGAGCTTCCCAGGTGCTTCACGTCCGTGTGCAGGACACAGGAATTAGGATGGAACAGCAGCAGGATACTTGGGTCCCTAAGCAAGTCTTAAGGAAGCACCAGCACAAGAATCTCCCACCAGCTACAGAGACAGTGAGCCCTCTGTGTTCCAAAGCACAAGAGTTTGGTGGAGGGGATGCAGGGTTGGGGACATCCCAGCCTATAAGGAAGAGTTGCCCTCCCCGGGACGTGGCACTGGCGGAGAAGCCTGGGAGCCAATCCTCCCGCACCCTATCACAGAAAGGTCAGCCTCCCCCTGAAagcctttttagaaaaaaagtgaagGCGATTTTACAATGGCTTAATCCTGGCAGAAAGtgcaaaagacaagaaaactCCCAGGAAAAGGGCATCCTGCCACGTGTGCAAAGCAGAGGCATGGTTCAAGGTAGAGCTGCCTTTACTGGGATGACCGAAGCTCAGAAACTCAGGAAAGATGTTGGGAAGTTCTTAGAAGAGAAGATGGGGCACCGGCATGCTACAGATAGCGCCTGTCCTCAACAGCCCCTTCTGTCCTCAGCCAAGTTTGGGAAAACTCGGAAGGAAGCACAAGTGCAGGCCCAGGCACAGCCTGCCCAGGGGCCTCCTCTCAGCTACAGGGCTCCCTCCTGTAAAGAGAGAAATACCAAGTCCTGTCACCAAGAAGCCGTCTTTGTGGGCCACAGCCATTCTCCAAGTATTTCAGGGACAAGGACAGACACCCTCAGGAAGCTGTGGCACTTAAGGGCCAGCTGTTGTGTCAGAACCATCACCTGTCTGAGCCCCACAGGGATCCTGTGCCCCACACAAGCCCCACCTGCAGGCATTAAGCTGGCCAGGGGCCTCCAGCCACTCTCACTCACTCACCATAAAGGCACGGTGTTCAGAGATCTGTGTCTATTATTTAGACAGAAAACCCTTCTCCAGAATTtccggggggggggtggaatttcTCCCCCCAAATACCTTGTAAAGAATATTGATtctcctcaataa